In the Nitrospirota bacterium genome, one interval contains:
- a CDS encoding ABC transporter substrate-binding protein yields the protein MKKQLAVWSFIIVLLVPLYAFAGAPLNAVQGHVNKVLEVLRDPSLKGESGKKAKKEKIRAISEKMFDYTELSRRTLGIDWKKLNAAQQNEFLDLYKTLLENAYADKIVTYTDEKVIFSRENLLTEKTAEVQTTIVTKKADIPINYRVILKSGDWRVYDVIIEGVSLINNYRSQFREILANKTPESLLDTLRKKVNRA from the coding sequence GTGAAGAAACAGCTGGCTGTGTGGTCGTTCATCATTGTATTGCTTGTGCCTCTTTATGCATTTGCCGGTGCTCCGCTCAATGCGGTACAGGGACACGTGAATAAGGTGCTTGAGGTGCTGCGTGATCCGTCTCTGAAGGGAGAATCCGGAAAAAAGGCAAAGAAAGAGAAGATCCGCGCCATTTCCGAAAAGATGTTCGATTATACCGAGCTTTCACGTCGGACTTTGGGCATTGACTGGAAAAAACTGAATGCAGCACAGCAAAATGAATTCTTGGACCTTTACAAGACACTGCTTGAAAATGCGTATGCTGACAAGATTGTGACCTATACGGATGAAAAAGTAATATTCAGCAGGGAAAATCTCCTGACAGAAAAAACCGCGGAAGTGCAGACGACAATCGTGACGAAAAAAGCGGATATCCCGATAAACTACCGGGTAATCCTGAAGAGCGGCGACTGGAGAGTATATGACGTTATTATCGAAGGAGTGAGCCTGATAAACAATTACCGCAGCCAGTTCAGGGAAATCCTGGCGAACAAAACGCCCGAATCACTGCTTGATACCCTGAGAAAGAAGGTTAACAGGGCCTGA